TCATTCTTGAAATGCTACATAATAGTAAATTATTAATCAATACAAATGTATCTAAGTGTCAAATTATAATATGGGAATGCCTATTACAATAACTATCAATTATGTTTTGTATTATTGTAGAATCACTCAACCCAAAAACTTAAGCTGATAGTCTTTTCTTTAAGCATAAGcctcttttgaatttgtttgatttttgtataggactttttttctctttttatttgtcttatgctattttttttatttttaaaatttaataagaaTCGAACTCtagatcttttaaaaataaaactttaaTATCATATCATGATATTATTTATCCTAAAAACTTAAGCTAATAGAAAAAAACAATATAAATAGTTATATCTTTAACACTCCTtgaacaataattttttttgtttgatttgcttaattttttgtataagtattctttttctcttcttgttTCTCTTATGCTAATTTTTTTGGTATGCTATCcctataattatatattactactATTTAAGAGCATAAAATTATTTTGCTCTCACATTGCgaatctaataaaaaattaaatctcatATAATAATGTACTTAGGCACATCAAGAAAATGGTGCAATAAAATTGAGTCAATGTGCCCATAACCCATGATGAATGGACTTAACTAGGAGTactaataaaacaaaatattgatcaattaatttattaatttactttgtctaaaatattttcatatatattcatataaaaaattattatttttagaatttaaactAACGAATATTGTTTCAAACCGCACCTATTGTATGGTTCCAACTTCCAACAATAGAAGTAGAAGTAGTTAATGGCCGAAAAACaagtaaaactaaaataaaataaaatcgaATAACACGATAATTGGAATGTTTATATGTcttaaaatatgaataatactacaaaaatctttttgttaaaattagttaaaattattattttaaattttattgtttaatttaattaaacttaattCATAACAAAATTTAGACATGTAACATTGTTCCTAAAATATTATAATGCTACACAGAATTATTCTAGAACAATCGCACTCTAATTTTTCTGAAATCAACTATTACAAATTGACGACTCTTCATTCTTCAAGACTTGCTTGCTATTTTGACCTATAAATGTAAAAGTCaagaatttatttttgtatgaaaaatataaaatatataaatggCTAAACTAAAATGGGAAAGGTAATGGAATATGGTTTactgaagaaagaaaaatgtcaaagcattgaaattgaaatttgtaAGAATCATCGGATCCGGAGGTGagattcatcatcatcatcttcttcttcttcttcttcaagaatGGGAATCTCTTGGAGCAACACCAACAGTAACAGtaacagaagaagaagaaacaattACCCACCACCTTTTCCTCCTCCGTACTACTACTCTTCTGATGCTCATCCTCCGCAGCTTCCACCGCCGCCGCCGCCTTCTCAGCCCCCACCGCCGCAAGGCTATTACTTTCCCCCAACCAACCCTTCCACCACTCCCTACGTCGGTACCCATCCTCTGCCTCCTGCTCCTCCTCCTCAGACCCATTCCTTCTATTATTCAAATGGCTACACCACCCCTACCGCCGCCGCCGCCACCACCAACGCTCCTAACTATGCCAATCGCCTTCACTACCACCCTTACTATGCAAATCAGGGTGCTCCCGCCTGGGCCCCTGTTCGCCCCCCCGTTGCTGCTGCCGCCGCCGCAGCTCCACCGCCCTATGTCGACCATCAAACCACTAAGAAGATTAGGAACGACGTGAACTTGCATAAAGATACTTTGCGCCTTGAGATTGACGAGCTCAACCCTGATCACCACTTGGTTTCTTTCGTTTTTGATGCCCTCTTTGATGGCAGGTACAACCCTATCTTTTTCCCTATTCGATTCACTACTTCATTATTATGCCTTTCAATCTTCTTAGGcttttgtatatatttgttAAGATCTGTTGGCTATGAAACTAGTACTAAGAGCTTTTTGTGTTTGTAACCTGAGGCATTGGACTGGAAGAGAGGGAAGGGGAGGGTTTGAACTTTGAACTGTAAATCATAAATTTAACTCACAAACACACCCTTAATGGCCCTTTGTGCAACAATTCCTATTGCAACAAATTTGAAGTCTATTAAAATAATCTGCCTACTTTTCATTCCTTTCTCTGAGATTTTCGTCTGTGCTTGAACTCTAAAGAGCACATTGAATCGTGATTGATTTAACTTATAGCTCATGCTGGAGAATTGAGGCAACTGGTTGGTGTTTATCTTATTGGTCGGATTAACTAGAAACGTGTAAAATGCTTTTGCTTTGTTTTGTTAACATTGATCCAAGAAATCTTTGCATTTTTGCTGTTGAGGTCGAAAGTTAGTACATGAACAATTTGCTTATGTATGGACCATCATATATGTGAAGGACTAAATGACAACATTCATATTATGACTCTGCATTGCATATGCTTTGATTAAGAGCAATTTATTTGACAATATTGCATTCGTTGGTTTTTCAAACAAATTTGCATGCCGATGAACACATTATTTGACAGTAAAATATATGGGCTATTAGAACTGCTATCAAATTGATTAATTACTTTGATATGATTGTACTTAGAATAGAATGTTAAATTCGAATGCATATCAATTTTGTATGATACTTTTATTTGTCTAACCtcaatttttctttcatttataATTGGCAGATTTACTATCTACTACTTagccaaagaagaagaaaagtgtAGGTTTATTCCACTATATCCTGATGCATTTGCGCCGATCTCATTCCCCTTTCAAAAGGGAGTTGGCCGGAAATTTTGTCAGCCTCCTGGAACGGGCATTGACCTTGGTTTCTTTGAGTTAGAGGATCTTGCAAAGCCCTCACCTGAAGAAGATCTGTTTCCCCTTGTAATATGTGCTGAAACAAGTATGAGAACTTCAGAAGATGAAACTTCTGATGGTTCCACAATTGATGCATCTCCTCACATGCAAATAACTCAAGCTGTGTTAGTGAAAAGCAACGGTATTGGTCCTTTCGAGGTAAAAGTAATTAGGCAGATTCTCTGGATTGATGGAGTTCGTTATGAGTTGAGAGAGTTATATGGAATAGGAAGTGGCTCAACAGCTGCAGATTTTGATGATAATGATCCTGGGAAGGAGTGTGTAATATGCATGACCGAACCAAAGGACACTGCTGTCTTACCTTGCCGACATATGGTATGATTTCATGTCAAAcctacttatatatatatatatatatatatatatatatatatatatatatatatatagtgctGATACTCAGTTTCTTGGAAAAAGTACATCTTAAGCATTTGTATGGATATGATGTATGAGGGATGATGGTTCATGAACACAAACCTTACTATTGTCTGCAtgttgaaaagaaaaaatctcTTATGGAAAATCAAGATCATTCTTGATGTTTCAATATTTCTAGAAGACTAAATTGGTTGCTTGTGATCTTATAGGCTCATAACCTCAATTTCATATATATCTTATATCTTATTGCCATCTGATCATCTGTGTTATTTAAAATCGTATAAGACTGTTATATGCTAGCGGATATGTATGGTATTGCAGAAGTTTATCTCTAATGCTTCTCTTTCTTCCCAGCAGCAGGGTATGTAGTAATTGTTTGGTAGAAATCCATACATACTGATACAGTGGTTATTCCACATCACCAtgtttatattttgttttaaatattcATTTTGCTATATTATTCATTATTCCACATCATATGACATATGTTGTATTTTACCAGTGTATGTGCAGCGAGTGTGCAAAAGCATTACGGCTTCAATCCAATAAGTGCCCAATATGCCGCCAACCTATTGAGGAGCTCATGGAAATCAAGATAAACAATGATGACAAATGACATCTTTCTCTTCAATGTGAAGTTGAATTGCATGGTATTTTTATCataatatatatagtattaTGAATTGCAGTCAGGTAATATAtagttcttttttttcttttttcttatttgtaAATTGCGGTCAATAATCTGTTCATAGTTCATATGTAATTCCATGAAAAGGAAGTTAGATAATATGTGATTTTCCCGTCATTGAGAATATTGTTCATGCCATCGTGTTTTCTTAGTTCTTTGATTTGTGAGTGATATTTGAGAGAGGATCGTGTGTATAGAAATCCTGGTTTGGTCACTGAAATGCCTAGAATCTGAATGAAGGTGAAGCTTCTTATTCCTAACCTATGTTTGAAAGGCTTGTTGTAAGCATATATATGGTGTTgaattttctttcttccttcatGCATATCATATTTGGTAGGCATAAAAATATAGAACTTGTGATCTTAAAGATGTTTGCTGAAGCAGTTGGTTTATTATCTCGTGAGtgtaaagaaaaagaagatattCTATGTTTTGGAGGTTCTTTATCTTCTTTTCATCAAGAAAGAGGCTTCGGTAAGATTGATATACAAGGCACCCTTTACGTAAGTGTCAAATCAGAACCTTCAAAGCATGAAGAGGTGGTTTTCAGACATCAACTTTTGAACAAATGAACATGTAGTAATGTAAAGTAAAACCCACCAAACTTCTTTCTTTTGTGCCCTcttgttttatttatttggaACTGTTTTCCTGTGAACTATTCCATTTTGCTATTGCAGGGGAGACTTGGAGTTCCAATCATTTACTCTCCTAAATTGTTCAAACATGAACAGCGTGTTTGACCCTTAATCATACTTAATATCTAAGCGATGGAGATTTTCTGTTTTCAAACTGTGTCTATGTTTCTTGTTTCACCAGTCATAACTttagatttattattattatttttttttcaaatggcAAATCATGAGTAATAGGATCAACCCAAAAAAGAGCCATATGAAATGGacttattttcatttttattctgCATTCTCACCTTCATCAATTTGGTCATTCAAACTGTTACATCAGCAAACGAGTAGGTCAGGAATACTATGAGAACAAAGTTGACCAAAGATATTAATAATAGTAAGAGTAATAGTAATGCTTAAATCTCTGCACATCAACACTCCCATGCATGTACTCCTTTTATttagttctttattttttccatATTCTTTTATAGAACAATTTTTTTGAGAGATTTGCCTCAATGCTAATCCATAAGAGGCTTTGCTGCTAGTACAAGCCGTTAGGTCCTATCTTAAAAGCAATGGAGGTACCAAGTACCAACACTTTTGAATATATACACGAGTTCTTGAATGAGTTGAATCTCTTGAACCTTTTTCTTTTGGTTGAACcaaagcgaaaaaaaaaaaaaaaagtgaaaaaccaATAAACAGGGTAAGGTACAATGCCAACCAAGTTCTTCATAATCTGAAGACACCGACTCAACATAGTTTGGTATCTTTTGCTACCTTTTCCGAAGAAAGTTAACCGAGTTGGAGTCCAAGTCCAAGACCCTCCTcacaaacacaaacaaaaggCCTGAATATACagacaaaagaaaaggaagCATCTTCATATTCATTTGTCCTTGAATTGCAGGCTAACTAGCTACCCTTTACCAGTTACcacctcctttctttcttttatatttgtatttCACTGTTTAGAATAATGGCAATAATTAAAGTATGTAGTGCATGATGATGTGTTGTATCTAAGTTTCTAACTTACAAGTTAGTAGAAGAAAGGGTTGAACATGAATAGTACAAGAATAAAAACTTTCCCTTGTGGTCAAAACTTCTCAATGCCTACACTCAATTATTAATTTCCCATACCATACTAAAATCTAAACCTATAGAAAAAAAGGGGGGCCATGTGTGAGATACAACTAGAAGTGTACTCTTGTATAGTTCTAGGTGAGCCTCATAAGTACATACCCTTCCCTCCCCAATTTCCATTCTCTCAAATTTTCATCAATCACTGTCCATAGACCATGTGGTTGCTCATGTGAAGCCCTCCACAAAAATAGTAATTTCTTTGCATGGCTGCCCAAGTCATTCTCTAATGGAAACCCTTTGGTGACAGATTCTGTAAAAATCATATCCCATATATGGACGGGCCTAGCAGTAAACTCACTTGCAAAATTACCCATCATTCCCTTCAACCTTCAATTATACATCATCCATCATCCACAATATCATAACTCCCCGTCACAATCATGTGTACCAAAGTTCCGTATTTTCTTTGAGGGTGAATTGGGTTTTGGTAATGTTTGTGGCCAGAAAAAATAAGTCCCATCAAACACAGAAGTagttgcattattattattattattatgtcaCTGATTAATGAAATAAAAACCAAAACTTTCAATTGCTCGTATAATAATCTAAACAAAATTTTAGGGTATTGATCTGTAAAGTAGAGCTTATTTGTTTAGAAGGGTCTTCTACTTTGTACCTCTGTAACTAAGGAATTAGTCGTTAGATTTTCGGTCGAATGGATATCCTGGcgcaaacaaaaaaaatattaattctaaAGTCTCTTTATTTAGACTAAAGTCCAAGAAATACCAATTAGCAATGGTTCCTTTTTTTCAAGCAATTTAAATAATTAGTAGTCCTTTGATGGGTAAAGTGCCATGTtcaaagagataaagagaagtAAACAAAAAAGGACAAAACCACAAGTTCTTGATCACAATTTAGTCTTTTAAGAATGGAAACATGAAGTTGAATTGGGAAAAAAATATCAACGTAacaaattgaagaaaaaaacaAGAGACCTTGAACGTGATATATGCAGAGTGTGGTAGCTGCTAGCTAGTTTTTCGGTTGCTTTCTCCCACCTAATTGCTGTTAAAGTAGGGCAAGCATGATTTAATCACCCTTTGCTTTATTATTTGTTACATTAccttcaattacatatgcaatgtCCTATAAGTCTTTGTTACTTTTTTGAGAGCCCAAAAAACGTGACCACAGCAGCAGCAACTCAAATTTCATTTCACACAAGTTAGGCACCAACACAAAGAAAAAAGTGTCATAATTTCTGGTAGTCCCATATGCAGCGGTTTTTACTTTATCTGccacaataataattataatcaaACTAAAAGCATCGATAATGCGTAGTTAAATCAAACTTTCTCCTTCTGGAATAGCATTCACAACTGTCTTCTTTTAGGCTTATTAGGCCATCCTTTGTAGATCATAGAACAAAGTTGGCAAATTTGTTCTTACTCGGAAGATTTGTGTCAGttcttcattattattattattaggcaCTCCATCAACGAGCGACAATCCATGTTTAAGCATTTAATCATCAAAAACAAGGCGCAAAGCACTTGCCATATATATAGACTATACttgaatattaaaaattttaagaatatatacaaatatttagtggttcataaattattttttgccATGATAAATATGTGCAAACTAAATAATCTGACTAATTAACTTGGATTAATCGAGTGGTCAGCTCACTATCCGTTTAAATAAGTGTGGGATTCAAATCCTGCCTTATCAGAGACGAATTCAAAGGGGAGCAAATTGTGGTCTTGCCCCCCCCCCCCTCCCctcaacaaattttaaaagctCTTATACTATTATAATAGATATcttgtatagaataaaatttaataatgtaGTGATAGTAAAAAAAGTTATTATTCTTGTCAATGAGCTATAATTTAAATGGCATATAGTCTCTCTATACTCAATTAAAAAGTTACGGATTCGAGTCTCtctatttttagtaaaaaaaaaaagagttattattctttatttaggatttaaatttttctacatatatttatattatttatattttttatttaattcagattttttttacatttttttcttaaaattaattttaacatttataatcacataaaaatactttaatattatttataataatattatttttttctaattttatttagtcatttttttattcttttttaattaatttttaccctattattatataaaaatattttaatatattttaaatacatataacaaaattattagtACAATTAacttatattattttatgtcATATTTCTTAATgatataaaacataaaaatataatttatcgTCACATAAATACTtaataaagtaaattaattaataaaatatttaaaatatataattttatattttattagatataaaaccataaaaaattataaaaaaataataaaaactgagataattcttttatttgacaagtatttattaattttttaaattaaaaaaattaattatagttatatttattatcaaatatataatattatatttaattatacaatattttaattttcgcCTTCTCCGCTCTTAGATTCCATATATCTCTCTTAACCGTCATATTTTAATTCATACCCAAACAACTACTCATTCCCCATATATGTTACTGTAAATACCTTCACAATTTGCCCTTCAaacttcaaacacgcaagtagTGGTCATCATGGCTTAGTTCATCTTTCAAGCAAATGATATTAAAATTCTTTTAGAAATTACTCACTGTTTCTTTCTACTTGGTTATATTGTTGTCGTCAtcaagttaatttt
Above is a genomic segment from Arachis stenosperma cultivar V10309 chromosome 1, arast.V10309.gnm1.PFL2, whole genome shotgun sequence containing:
- the LOC130941093 gene encoding probable E3 ubiquitin-protein ligase LUL4, with product MGISWSNTNSNSNRRRRNNYPPPFPPPYYYSSDAHPPQLPPPPPPSQPPPPQGYYFPPTNPSTTPYVGTHPLPPAPPPQTHSFYYSNGYTTPTAAAATTNAPNYANRLHYHPYYANQGAPAWAPVRPPVAAAAAAAPPPYVDHQTTKKIRNDVNLHKDTLRLEIDELNPDHHLVSFVFDALFDGRFTIYYLAKEEEKCRFIPLYPDAFAPISFPFQKGVGRKFCQPPGTGIDLGFFELEDLAKPSPEEDLFPLVICAETSMRTSEDETSDGSTIDASPHMQITQAVLVKSNGIGPFEVKVIRQILWIDGVRYELRELYGIGSGSTAADFDDNDPGKECVICMTEPKDTAVLPCRHMCMCSECAKALRLQSNKCPICRQPIEELMEIKINNDDK